The sequence TTACACTATGCCCGTCAAGGGATTATCACGCCCGAAATGGAATATGTGGCGATCCGCGAGAATATGGCACTCGCCGAAGTACAGGATGAAATCCTCAATCGTAAAGCCAAGGGCGAAGCCTTTGGTGCCTTAGTTGGTGAACCGATTACCGCCGAATTTGTCCGCGCCGAAGTTGCCCGTGGCCGCGCGATTATTCCGCTGAATATTAACCATCCCGAAGCAGAACCTATGATTATCGGGCGTAATTTTCTGGTGAAAGTGAACGCCAATATCGGTAACTCGGCAGTGACGTCTTCCATCGAGGAAGAAGTAGAAAAGCTCGTCTGGTCAACCCGTTGGGGCGCAGATACGGTAATGGATTTATCCACGGGTCGTTATATCCACGAAACCCGCGAGTGGATCATCCGCAACTCGCCAGTGCCCATCGGCACAGTGCCGATTTATCAAGCGCTGGAGAAAGTGAACGGCGTAGCAGAGGATTTAACCTGGGAAGTGTTTCGCGATACCTTGATTGAACAAGCGGAGCAAGGTGTTGATTACTTTACTATTCATGCTGGTGTACTGCTTCGTTACGTGCCGATGACGGCTAAACGTGTCACTGGGATTGTCTCCCGCGGCGGTTCGATTATGGCCAAATGGTGCCTGAGTCACCACAAAGAAAATTTCCTATATAGCCATTTTCGTGAGATCTGTGAGCTTTGCGTCGCTTACGATGTATCCCTGTCTTTAGGTGATGGTATGCGTCCCGGATCGATTGCCGACGCTAATGATGCAGCCCAGTTTGCAGAGCTTGAAACCTTAGGGGAACTAGTCAAAATCGCCTGGGAATACGACGTACAAACCATTATCGAAGGGCCGGGACATATCCCGATGCAGCTCATTAAAGAGAACATGGACAAGCAGTTAGCTCACTGCGGCGAAGCGCCGTTTTACACCCTTGGCCCACAAATCACCGACATTGCACCTGGGTATGATCATTTTACCTCCGGCATAGGCGCGGCCATGATCGCTTGGTACGGCTGCGCTATGTTGTGTTATGTCACGCCAAAAGAACACTTAGGATTACCGAATAAACAAGATGTTAAGCAAGGTTTGATTGCTTATAAGATTGCCGCCCACGCGGCCGATGTGGCGAAAGGTCATCCGAGTGCGCAAATTCGTGATAATGCGCTGGCAAAGGCGCGGTTCGAATTCCGCTGGGAAGATCAATATAACTTAGGACTCGATCCTGAAACCGCACGTGCTTATCACGATGAATCTTTACCGCAGGAATCCGCTAAAGTCGCGCATTTTTGCTCTATGTGCGGCCCTAAATTTTGTTCGATGAAAATCACCCAAGATGTGCGCGCCTATGCCGCAGGTTTAGAGGCACAAGCGAAGCCAGAGTCAGAGCAAGTTGAAGCGACTGCCCAAGCCATGCAAGTCACAATCAAGACGCCGCAGGAGTTGGAAGCGGCAATGGCGCTAAAATCGGCACAATTTGCCGCCTCGGGCGCCGAGATTTATCAGGTGATAGACAAGCATGTAAAAGACAAGCTTGTCGCCGAAGCTGAGGAAGCCTAATTATGTTGGGTATTCATGGGGGGAAATTGCCCATGAATACCGAGCGTCCCGCGTTTGTTTGGACCATTGCCGGTTCAGACAGCGGCGGCGGTGCCGGTATTCAGGCGGACTTAGCCACGATTCAAGATTTTGGTTGTCATGCTTGCAGCGTGATCACCACTGTGACGGCGCAAAGCTCAGTGGCGGTCACTTTAGTCGAGCCCGTATCAGCGGCGATGTTAATGGCTCAGTTGACCACTTTACTGTCAGACTTGCCACCCAAAGCAATTAAAATCGGCTTACTGGCAGATCAAACTCAAGTGGCATTGCTGGCAGATTGGATCGCGAGTTTTAAAATCCACTATCCATCTGTGCCTGTGATTGTCGATCCTGTGATGGTCGCCAGCTGTGGCGATGCATTAGCAGTAGATAACTGTCAGGATATAAAAAGTACGGCCAAATCAGCCTTAGATTTTAATCCTTTCAAAGGCTTAATCGAACTTATCACGCCCAATGTGCCTGAACTTGGGCGGTTAACTCACAGTGATGTTTCAACGAAAGCACAAT is a genomic window of Shewanella putrefaciens containing:
- the thiC gene encoding phosphomethylpyrimidine synthase ThiC, with amino-acid sequence MSSSNQNLAIAANAIDITAPESTIPNKSKVPNKSAESSQSTVPKAPSRREIRAQAQAFIDTLAPLQHTNSQKVYLEGSSADIRVGMRQILQTDTLVGGTDDAPIMEKNPPIRVYDCAGPYSDPEADINVRLGLVKLRQNWILARKDTEQLPCATSDFTQQRLADDGLDHLRFEAGSSAIVRPRRALQGKRVSQLHYARQGIITPEMEYVAIRENMALAEVQDEILNRKAKGEAFGALVGEPITAEFVRAEVARGRAIIPLNINHPEAEPMIIGRNFLVKVNANIGNSAVTSSIEEEVEKLVWSTRWGADTVMDLSTGRYIHETREWIIRNSPVPIGTVPIYQALEKVNGVAEDLTWEVFRDTLIEQAEQGVDYFTIHAGVLLRYVPMTAKRVTGIVSRGGSIMAKWCLSHHKENFLYSHFREICELCVAYDVSLSLGDGMRPGSIADANDAAQFAELETLGELVKIAWEYDVQTIIEGPGHIPMQLIKENMDKQLAHCGEAPFYTLGPQITDIAPGYDHFTSGIGAAMIAWYGCAMLCYVTPKEHLGLPNKQDVKQGLIAYKIAAHAADVAKGHPSAQIRDNALAKARFEFRWEDQYNLGLDPETARAYHDESLPQESAKVAHFCSMCGPKFCSMKITQDVRAYAAGLEAQAKPESEQVEATAQAMQVTIKTPQELEAAMALKSAQFAASGAEIYQVIDKHVKDKLVAEAEEA